One window of Streptomyces sp. FIT100 genomic DNA carries:
- a CDS encoding nitrate- and nitrite sensing domain-containing protein yields the protein MRAPVQKKRPRGKGGTPGTASSGRETTSPSTPAGTSGVSPAGAPAPADTFPADTFRAGPARPAPADPGLLPGGRPVRVRRRLVAGVAAVSLTVIAAGAPAILLASRDLTESQGLVTLAALNRQAVTLAHSLADERDEVTAYIAAGREEQSGEKKDRREISDSRSARVDRQIDEIRGNVPDDHAELSRDLAAVPTVRRTALTGKGSALEAYKAYTDVIGALHSLADELAEKTPARADGADRGPAALGLAVEQASATRGLLLAALSVPAPESDGPTYDPVTGLLVEDEGDEKTEAARGVLSAAAQQARVRELAALADFDQAAAADARGRLSATVTGPDVKTAEGYLTRLTDQPELSEKDLDSNREKVESSLSARIEQMRSVESALASAQAQGLERLRDDDVTALELRIGLLGGCLLVAIGISAAVARSLTRPLAVLRIGAARLAGAPESEAPIRFTGRNDEFAQVVRSLNTVHGKLLDLAARADALDTSRDDLGSAREELATQRAELQARTAEVTAELEKLRETVSHTFVNLALRSLGLVERQLGVIEKLEEREQDPERLATLFKLDHMATVMRRHSENLLVLAGAEHGHAHQGPVPLVDVMRAAVSEIERYERITIQSLPPHAQVAGFAADDLSHLVAELLENATSFSPPDAQVELSGWLLESGEVMLSVQDEGIGMTPDRLAELNARLAAAEPADADAGGEGLGLRVAALLARRHGVRVQLREQKQGGVAAVVVLPKALLPTEPPTAPPQSALVPGGAPVLNLPGSVAEANSNALPGRSAARDPLVAAAEQSVREAERASRDQDQAEVEAQAESEVTAAPEPAAVPERAAVPEPIAVPEPAHEPVPQPAHEPVAAPEPETEPELTLQVRLPRPPAEPDAHERVADGADGTDEDDPLTDKGLPKRTPKTVAAPVAPRARTGSVDADELRRRLGGFHQGAKEGRREVEAELSESTQNIPLVHDQDQEHSEESGDTVEEARS from the coding sequence GCAAGGGCGGAACGCCCGGTACGGCGTCTTCGGGGCGGGAGACCACCAGCCCCTCGACCCCGGCGGGGACTTCCGGGGTCTCGCCCGCAGGCGCCCCGGCGCCCGCGGACACCTTCCCCGCGGACACCTTCCGGGCCGGACCCGCCCGGCCCGCCCCGGCCGATCCCGGGCTGCTCCCCGGCGGGCGCCCCGTCCGGGTCCGCCGCAGGCTCGTCGCAGGCGTCGCGGCCGTCTCCCTCACCGTGATCGCGGCGGGTGCGCCGGCGATCCTGCTGGCCTCCCGGGACCTCACCGAGTCCCAGGGCCTCGTCACGCTCGCCGCGCTCAACCGGCAGGCCGTCACCCTCGCCCACTCGCTCGCCGACGAGCGCGACGAGGTCACGGCCTACATCGCGGCGGGCCGCGAGGAGCAGAGCGGCGAGAAGAAGGACCGCCGCGAGATCTCCGACAGCCGCAGCGCCCGCGTCGACCGCCAGATCGACGAGATCCGCGGCAACGTCCCGGACGACCACGCCGAGCTGAGCCGCGACCTCGCCGCCGTGCCGACCGTGCGGCGCACCGCGCTCACCGGCAAGGGCAGCGCCCTGGAGGCGTACAAGGCGTACACGGACGTCATCGGCGCGCTCCACTCGCTCGCCGACGAGCTCGCCGAGAAGACCCCGGCCCGCGCCGACGGCGCCGACCGGGGCCCGGCCGCCCTCGGCCTCGCCGTCGAGCAGGCGTCGGCCACCCGCGGTCTGCTGCTCGCCGCGCTCTCCGTGCCCGCCCCGGAGAGCGACGGCCCCACCTACGACCCCGTCACCGGCCTGCTCGTCGAGGACGAGGGCGACGAGAAGACCGAGGCCGCCCGTGGCGTCCTGAGCGCCGCCGCCCAGCAGGCACGGGTGCGCGAACTCGCCGCGCTCGCCGACTTCGACCAGGCCGCGGCCGCCGACGCCAGGGGCCGGCTCTCGGCCACCGTCACCGGCCCCGACGTCAAGACCGCCGAGGGCTATCTCACCCGCCTCACGGACCAGCCCGAACTCTCCGAGAAGGACCTCGACTCGAACCGCGAGAAGGTCGAGTCCTCGCTCTCCGCCCGCATCGAGCAGATGCGGAGCGTCGAATCCGCGCTCGCCTCCGCCCAGGCCCAGGGGCTGGAGCGGCTGCGCGACGACGACGTCACCGCCCTGGAGCTGCGCATCGGGCTGCTCGGCGGCTGCCTGCTCGTCGCCATCGGCATCTCCGCGGCCGTGGCCCGCAGCCTCACCCGCCCGCTCGCGGTGCTGCGGATCGGCGCCGCCCGGCTCGCCGGGGCGCCCGAATCCGAGGCGCCCATCCGCTTCACCGGCAGGAACGACGAGTTCGCGCAGGTCGTACGGTCCCTCAACACCGTCCACGGCAAGCTGCTCGACCTCGCCGCCCGGGCCGATGCGCTGGACACCTCGCGGGACGATCTGGGCTCCGCCCGTGAGGAACTGGCCACCCAGCGCGCCGAACTCCAGGCCCGCACCGCCGAGGTGACCGCGGAGCTGGAGAAGCTCCGCGAGACCGTCAGCCACACCTTCGTCAACCTCGCCCTGCGCAGCCTCGGGCTCGTCGAGCGGCAGCTCGGCGTCATCGAGAAGCTGGAGGAGCGGGAGCAGGACCCGGAGCGGCTCGCCACCCTCTTCAAGCTCGACCACATGGCCACCGTCATGCGCCGCCACAGCGAGAACCTGCTGGTGCTCGCGGGCGCCGAGCACGGGCACGCGCACCAGGGGCCCGTCCCGCTGGTCGACGTCATGCGGGCCGCGGTCAGCGAGATCGAGCGGTACGAGCGCATCACCATCCAGTCACTGCCGCCCCACGCGCAGGTCGCCGGCTTCGCCGCGGACGACCTGAGCCATCTGGTGGCCGAACTGCTGGAGAACGCCACGTCGTTCTCCCCGCCCGACGCGCAGGTCGAGCTCTCCGGCTGGCTGCTGGAGAGCGGGGAGGTCATGCTCTCCGTCCAGGACGAGGGCATCGGCATGACCCCGGACCGGCTCGCCGAGCTCAACGCGCGGCTCGCCGCCGCCGAGCCCGCCGACGCCGACGCCGGTGGTGAGGGTCTCGGACTGCGGGTGGCCGCGCTGCTCGCCCGCCGGCACGGAGTACGCGTCCAGCTGCGCGAGCAGAAGCAGGGCGGGGTCGCCGCGGTCGTCGTCCTGCCGAAGGCGCTGCTGCCGACCGAGCCGCCCACCGCGCCCCCGCAGTCGGCGCTCGTGCCGGGTGGCGCCCCTGTGCTGAACCTCCCGGGCTCGGTCGCCGAGGCCAACTCCAACGCACTTCCGGGCCGGTCGGCTGCCCGCGACCCGCTGGTGGCGGCGGCCGAGCAGTCCGTCCGCGAGGCGGAGCGGGCGTCGCGGGACCAGGACCAGGCGGAGGTGGAGGCGCAGGCGGAGTCCGAGGTCACCGCCGCACCCGAGCCGGCTGCCGTACCCGAGCGGGCTGCCGTACCCGAGCCGATCGCCGTGCCCGAGCCCGCTCATGAGCCGGTGCCCCAGCCCGCTCATGAGCCGGTCGCCGCGCCCGAGCCGGAAACCGAGCCCGAGCTCACCCTCCAGGTCCGCCTCCCGCGCCCGCCGGCCGAGCCCGACGCCCACGAGCGGGTCGCCGACGGGGCGGACGGGACCGACGAGGACGATCCGCTCACCGACAAGGGCCTGCCCAAGCGCACCCCCAAGACCGTCGCCGCCCCCGTCGCGCCCAGGGCGCGCACCGGGTCCGTCGACGCCGACGAGCTGCGCCGCCGCCTCGGCGGCTTCCACCAGGGCGCCAAGGAGGGCCGCCGCGAAGTCGAGGCGGAGCTCTCCGAATCCACTCAGAACATCCCGTTGGTACACGACCAGGACCAGGAACACAGCGAGGAATCGGGGGACACCGTCGAGGAGGCACGTAGTTGA
- a CDS encoding roadblock/LC7 domain-containing protein gives MTATGTFGLSSEARNLHWLLGNLVEEVPGVRSVAVVSSDGLLLLSSDPAHNTASAPAPTTPRRDGPRGSSADLATIVSGVASLTIGAAKLMDGGGVKQTMVAMDEGSVFVMSISDGSLLGVHATPDCDMSVVAYHMALFVGRAGHVLTPELRSELRKSLESAQ, from the coding sequence TTGACCGCGACCGGCACATTCGGGCTGAGCAGTGAAGCCCGCAATCTCCACTGGCTGTTGGGAAACCTCGTCGAAGAGGTACCGGGAGTCCGCTCCGTCGCGGTCGTGTCATCCGACGGACTCCTCCTGCTGTCGTCCGACCCGGCGCACAACACCGCCTCCGCCCCGGCGCCCACCACCCCGCGCCGGGACGGCCCCCGCGGCTCCAGCGCCGACCTCGCCACCATCGTCTCCGGCGTCGCCAGCCTCACCATCGGCGCGGCCAAGCTGATGGACGGCGGCGGGGTCAAGCAGACCATGGTCGCGATGGACGAGGGCAGCGTCTTCGTGATGTCCATCAGCGACGGCTCACTGCTCGGCGTGCACGCCACACCCGACTGCGACATGAGCGTCGTCGCCTACCACATGGCGCTCTTCGTCGGCCGCGCCGGACACGTCCTCACCCCCGAACTCCGCAGCGAGCTGCGCAAATCGTTGGAGAGCGCCCAGTGA
- a CDS encoding DUF742 domain-containing protein, whose product MSAAVPAPRLPVRGESKRPARVRPYSLTGGRTRFGHVLLVETFVAALEAGDERKELTNGNLTSRVMPEMRAIVELCRRMRTVAEISALLKMPLGVVRVLLSDLADQGKIRVYGTGYGEGRPDRALLERVLSGLRRL is encoded by the coding sequence ATGTCCGCCGCCGTACCCGCCCCCCGGCTCCCCGTGCGCGGCGAGAGCAAACGCCCCGCCCGCGTCCGTCCGTACTCGCTCACCGGTGGCCGCACCCGCTTCGGCCACGTCCTGCTCGTCGAGACCTTCGTCGCCGCCCTCGAAGCGGGGGACGAGCGCAAGGAACTGACGAACGGAAACCTCACCTCCCGCGTCATGCCGGAGATGCGGGCCATCGTCGAGCTCTGCCGCCGGATGCGTACCGTCGCCGAGATCTCGGCGCTGCTGAAGATGCCGCTGGGCGTCGTACGCGTGCTGCTCAGCGACCTCGCGGACCAAGGAAAGATACGTGTGTACGGCACCGGGTACGGCGAGGGCCGTCCCGACCGCGCGCTGCTCGAAAGGGTGCTGAGTGGACTCCGTCGTCTCTGA
- a CDS encoding ATP/GTP-binding protein: protein MDSVVSDLPAAVEDENVQPWQNDRTRAPIATKIVVAGGFGVGKTTFVGAVSEITPLQTEALMTRASEDTDDLTATPGKLTTTVAMDFGRITLDNDLVLYLFGTPGQQRFWFMWDDLVRGAIGAVVMADTRRLKDCFPALDYFESCGLPYVVAVNHFEGTPAYEADDVREALTIPPHVPVVIMDARKRITVVEALLALVAHALDATPE, encoded by the coding sequence GTGGACTCCGTCGTCTCTGACCTCCCCGCCGCCGTGGAGGACGAGAACGTACAGCCCTGGCAGAACGACCGCACCCGCGCCCCGATCGCCACCAAGATCGTGGTCGCGGGCGGCTTCGGGGTGGGCAAGACGACCTTCGTCGGCGCGGTCTCCGAGATCACACCGCTCCAGACCGAGGCGCTGATGACCCGGGCGAGCGAGGACACCGACGACCTCACCGCGACGCCCGGCAAGCTCACCACGACCGTCGCCATGGACTTCGGGCGGATCACGCTCGACAACGACCTCGTGCTGTACCTCTTCGGCACCCCGGGCCAGCAGCGCTTCTGGTTCATGTGGGACGACCTGGTACGCGGTGCGATCGGCGCGGTCGTGATGGCAGACACCCGCCGGCTGAAGGACTGCTTCCCCGCGCTCGACTACTTCGAGAGCTGCGGACTGCCGTACGTCGTCGCCGTCAACCACTTCGAGGGGACGCCGGCCTACGAGGCCGACGACGTCCGGGAAGCCCTGACGATACCCCCGCACGTCCCGGTCGTGATCATGGACGCGCGCAAGCGGATCACGGTGGTCGAGGCGCTGCTGGCGCTGGTGGCGCACGCCCTCGACGCCACCCCCGAGTAG
- a CDS encoding styrene monooxygenase/indole monooxygenase family protein, whose amino-acid sequence MRKILIVGAGQSGLQLALGLQAQGYEVTLMSNRTADEIRSGRVMSTQCMFDTALQHERDLQINFWESQAPEIEGLGVSVAGPLAVETNTAPRVIDWVGKLDGYAQSVDQRVKMAGWMETFAQRGGQLVIHGAAVSDLDYFSRTYDLVLVSAGKGELVSMFGRDASRSPYAEPQRALAVAYVHGLGPRPEHPDYDAVRCNLVPGVGELFVMPTLTTSGRADILFWEGIPGGPLDVFQGVKDPAEHLSLTLELMERFTPWEYARATKVELTDANGTLAGRYAPTVRNPIGRLPGGGLALGVADVVVANDPITGQGSNSASKCAAAYLASIVEHGDKPFDEEWMQSAFDRYWDTAQHVTKWTNAMLGVPPEHVLNLIGAAGGLQPVADRFANGFDDPADFENFFYEPEKTAAYLAEVTSASA is encoded by the coding sequence ATGCGGAAGATCCTCATAGTCGGCGCCGGTCAGTCCGGACTCCAGCTCGCCCTCGGCCTGCAGGCGCAGGGATACGAGGTCACCCTCATGTCCAACCGCACGGCGGACGAGATCCGGTCCGGCCGGGTCATGTCCACCCAGTGCATGTTCGACACGGCGCTCCAGCACGAGCGGGATCTCCAGATCAACTTCTGGGAGTCCCAGGCCCCGGAGATCGAGGGCCTCGGCGTCTCCGTCGCCGGACCGCTCGCGGTCGAAACGAACACAGCCCCGAGGGTCATCGACTGGGTGGGCAAGCTCGACGGCTACGCCCAGTCCGTCGACCAGCGCGTGAAGATGGCCGGCTGGATGGAGACCTTCGCCCAGCGCGGCGGCCAGCTCGTCATCCACGGTGCCGCCGTCTCCGACCTGGACTACTTCTCCCGCACGTACGACCTGGTGCTGGTCTCCGCCGGCAAGGGCGAGCTCGTGTCGATGTTCGGCCGTGACGCCTCCCGCTCCCCGTACGCCGAGCCGCAGCGCGCCCTGGCCGTCGCCTACGTCCACGGGCTCGGCCCGCGCCCCGAGCACCCCGACTACGACGCGGTCCGCTGCAACCTCGTGCCCGGCGTCGGCGAGCTCTTCGTGATGCCGACCCTCACCACCTCCGGCCGCGCCGACATCCTCTTCTGGGAGGGCATCCCCGGCGGCCCGCTCGACGTCTTCCAGGGGGTGAAGGACCCCGCCGAGCACCTTTCCCTCACCCTGGAGCTGATGGAGCGGTTCACGCCGTGGGAGTACGCCCGCGCGACCAAGGTGGAGCTGACGGACGCCAACGGCACGCTCGCGGGCCGGTACGCCCCGACCGTGCGCAACCCCATCGGCCGACTGCCCGGCGGCGGCCTCGCCCTCGGTGTCGCCGACGTCGTCGTCGCCAACGACCCGATCACCGGCCAGGGTTCCAACTCGGCCTCGAAGTGCGCCGCGGCGTATCTCGCCTCGATCGTCGAGCACGGCGACAAGCCGTTCGACGAGGAGTGGATGCAGTCCGCCTTCGACCGCTACTGGGACACCGCCCAGCACGTCACCAAGTGGACCAACGCGATGCTCGGCGTCCCGCCGGAGCACGTCCTCAACCTCATCGGCGCGGCCGGCGGACTCCAGCCGGTGGCCGACCGCTTCGCGAACGGGTTCGACGACCCGGCCGACTTCGAGAACTTCTTCTATGAGCCCGAGAAGACGGCCGCGTACCTGGCCGAGGTGACCTCCGCCTCCGCTTAG